GCGTCTCATCCCAGTGCAGGAAAGGACTGCTCAGCAAATACATACGACCGCCTTGGACGAGGCAGGTCTTTATGTATGCGTGAAGGTCTCTAACACGGGAGAGCATGCTCTCCTGTGTCCTATCATTCATAACTCCGTGGGAGAGAATGGAATTGCTGTTTGATCAATCGATGAAAATTGCGTTCAGGGAGTACAAATTTGAAAAAATTGGTGATGGTGGGTTTATTGCTGTGGTATATCGGATTCTTTTTGGTAATGGGGTGGTCCCCTCTTGATCCGGAAAGCTGGGCATTTTCCAATATCCTTCCTCTTCTTTTCGTCGGTGTCTTGACCCTTTCCTACCGACAATTGCCCTTTTCCATCGCCTCCTATGTGCTTATGGCGTTGTTTCTCACCCTGCATACCATTGGATCACATTATACTTATGCGCAGGTGCCTTTCGGCGTCTGGTTGGAAGAGCTATTCGAATTACCCCGTAACCATTTCGATCGAATCGTCCATTTTTGTTTTGGTTTGTTCTTTGGCTATCCCTTATTGGAACTCTTCGAAAGGGTTCCCGGGATGTCTGCATGGATCCGCGCTGGAATGGTCGTGGTGACACTTGTGGGATTGGGCGGGCTGTGGGAAATTCTTGAATCGTGGGTAACCCGCATTGTTCATCCGGAATTAGGTCTAGCCTATCTGGGTGCACAGGGAGATATTTGGGATGCCCAAAAGGATATGGCAGCTACGTTATACGGCGCGCTCCTCTGGTTGGCAATTATGGTGTGCTCCTGGAAATGGAAAGGGGTTTTGTTCATCCGGATTACAGGAAAGGACGGTAGATCTTCCACATGCGTCTGACCACTGCAGTTAACGCCCCTAACCGGAAAAATTTTCGGGAGCATCATCTTGGACACGTGCTTCTGGCTTGGTACGCGGTGTTTTGGATATTTCTCGCCATAGAACCGATCGACCGGCATGATTGGTTTCTCGAAAATATTTTAGCGATAGGACTGGTCATTGTCCTTGTCGCGACGTATCGATGGTATCCCTTATCGGATCTTTCCTATATTTTCCTCACAGTGTTTATGACCCTTCATGCCATCGGAGCCCATTATACCTATTCAAAAGTTCCTCTTGGATTTTGGATGCAGGATTGGTGGGGATTTGAGCGCAATCATTTTGACCGGATCGCACATTTTTCATTCGGGCTGCTCCTGGCCTACCCTTTAAGGGAATTATTCCTTCGCCGGGTCAATGTGCGTGGATTCTGGGCTTATTATCTTCCCATTAGCGGAATATTGGCCCTCAGTGGATGTTTCGAAATTATCGAATCGTGGGTGGCTCTCCTTGTTCGTCCGGAATTGGGAGAGGCGTACCTTGGTACTCAGGGTGACGAATGGGATGCACAAAAAGATATGACTGTGGCGGTCCTCGGAGCATTTATCACCATCATGCTGACCTATGCACTTTCCAAGGTCGTCTCCCAAAAATCTCTTCAGGTTCCTCCCTAGCATTTGCTGATTTCCTATGAACAACCTGTCCACCTTGGGCTCCATTCCGATTCACGCTCAGAGGAATAGATTCAGCCGACCACGGTGGCGTGAGCGTGTCGTACGTTCAATCCCTGTTCATATTGGGCTGTTGGGTTTGGTGTTAAGTCTGATGGTGATTTCCCCTCGGTTCGCTTCGGGGGAAGAAACCGACACGCCGCTTGCCGGAGAACCCCATCAAGCGGAAATTTTTGGACAGGAAATTCATGTCCCTCCACGGGATCGCCGACATGTGACGGCGATAAATATCGGTATGAATTGGATTCCGGACGGACCCAAACGGTTAGAACTTCTTCCATTCGGCGCGTTGTTTGTCTGGCGCAATTGGGATGATGAAAACCAGCGATTTCGGGGGACCTTCTCAGGTGTATTCAATGACATCAACTATCAGCGTGGTCTGTCATCAACCAGCCCATGGTTTGCCGCCATGACCTTTGAAAATGTGATCATTCCATTCGGCCGATACGAATATGTAGAAGGACAGGCTATCAAGGACGTAGACCTGCAATGGAATTATTTCTTTGCGGGAATCGGTATCGGGTATCGCAGGCCATTAT
Above is a window of Candidatus Nitrospira neomarina DNA encoding:
- a CDS encoding DUF2238 domain-containing protein, with protein sequence MKKLVMVGLLLWYIGFFLVMGWSPLDPESWAFSNILPLLFVGVLTLSYRQLPFSIASYVLMALFLTLHTIGSHYTYAQVPFGVWLEELFELPRNHFDRIVHFCFGLFFGYPLLELFERVPGMSAWIRAGMVVVTLVGLGGLWEILESWVTRIVHPELGLAYLGAQGDIWDAQKDMAATLYGALLWLAIMVCSWKWKGVLFIRITGKDGRSSTCV
- a CDS encoding DUF2238 domain-containing protein, encoding MRLTTAVNAPNRKNFREHHLGHVLLAWYAVFWIFLAIEPIDRHDWFLENILAIGLVIVLVATYRWYPLSDLSYIFLTVFMTLHAIGAHYTYSKVPLGFWMQDWWGFERNHFDRIAHFSFGLLLAYPLRELFLRRVNVRGFWAYYLPISGILALSGCFEIIESWVALLVRPELGEAYLGTQGDEWDAQKDMTVAVLGAFITIMLTYALSKVVSQKSLQVPP